In Photobacterium atrarenae, the sequence AGGCACTTATGCCATCAATAGCCCATATAGGAGGCTGCCACCATCATGATCCAGCACATGACATACATGGGAACCATGATCGGCAGAATGACCGGTAGCCAGCGAGCATAGGATACGCGCCCCAGAGCCAGCATGGCCAGGATGCCGCCGGCCGTCGGGATGAACAGATTGGTCAGGCCGTCGCCAATTTGGAACGCGGTGACCATCAACTGGCGACTCATGCCGAGCAGGTCAGCCACCGGGATCAGGATCGGCATGGTAACCAGTGCCTGGGCCGAGCCGCTGGGAATGAACAGGTTGATCACCCCCTGAATGACGCTGGTCATCACGGCGGCCAGCGCCACAGGTGTCCCTTCAAGGATGGAACTCAGGGATATGACGATAGTATCGACAATGTGAGCATCGTTCAGAATGACCTGTATCGATGCCGCCAGGCCGATCACCAGTGCTCCCGAGGTCACGGATGCCGCACCGTCCATCAGCTGACGGACCAGTTGATTGGCGTTCAGGCCTGAAGCGAAACCGATCACAATCGCCATCATCAGGAAAATTGCGGTGATTTCCTTGATATACCAGCCACGCGTGAATACCCCGGTCAGCAGGATCGCCAGTCCGGTCAGGAAAATTGCCAGAATGACCACATCCTGACGTGATACTCGGTACTCATGCAGTGCCTTGCTCATTTCCACCGGTTGATCATCATGGAACTCCATATTGACCACACGCAGGCAGATATAGGCCGACAGGGTGGCCAGACAGGTCACGACCATCAGCGTACGCAGCTCCCAGCCTGAGAACAGCGGCAGTTCACCGATGCTCTGGGCTACACCCACGGTATAGGGGCTGATCGGAGACAGGGCAAAGCCCACGCCGATCCCACCCACTGCCATGGTGACCCCAACCAGCCGTGAGCAGCCGATGGCGGAAGCGATCAGCGCTCCTATCGGTACTAGGGCGATATTGTTTTCACCGCCTACCGCAACGCCGAAAAAACCGTAAATGAAGGTCCCCAGAGTGAGAATCAGGTTACGGCTTTTGATACTGTCGTTGGCCCCCAGTTTGTTGGCGGTCACACCGATCAGGTTTTCCAGTGCACCGGTGCCCTTGAGCACATGGAAAAGGCCGCCGGCGATAAACACGATGAACAGAAACTGCGCCGCATTGATCATCCCCTGGGGAATAGCCAGGAACAGTTGGAAGAAGCTCAGCGTTGCAACACCCTCCAGGTACTCGAAAGAGCCCGGAATCACCCGGTTGCGGCCATCCACGAGCTCCCGTGTGAATTCACCCGCCGGAATGATAAACGTCAGCAGGTACACGCCGACCAGTACCAGAAAGATCAGCACCATGGGGTCAGGAAATTCGCTGAACCAGCGGCGTTTTTTGACGTCTCCACCGTGATGCGTCTGGGGTGGTTTTGAGCTCATGGTGACCTCCTGGGTGTTGGGTATAATCTTGATAATATTAATTTATGCTTAAGCGTGGGGGCTGCCGCTGAAATAGCGGGATACCAGGCCGACCAGGAAGTTGGCCGCCGCTGCCATGCAGTCGTCGTTGAAATCATAATGTGGGTTGTGCACGCTGCAAGGTCCCACCCTGACGCCGGCGTCGTGGCCGTTGTCGCCGTTACCGACCAGGAAATAACAACCGGGCACCTGCTCCAGGAAGTAGGCACAGTCCTCGCTACCGGTCAGGGGTTGTATGGATGCATCGACGCGGTCGTCGCCGAACAACTTCCTGGCTGTGTCGATGGCCAGCCGGGTCATCTCCGGGTCATTTTTCAGCACGGGGTAGCCACGGGCGTACTCAACCTCACACTGGCAGTCGAAGGCGTCAGCCTGTGACTGGGCCAGGGTGCGAATCCGGCGTTCGAGGGTGTCGCGCACCTCGGGGGACAGGGTACGGATGCTGAGCTCCAGCTCAGCCGTGTTGGGAATCACGTTGGCCGAGGCACCGGCTTGCATCCGACCCACGCTGATCAGCGCCATCTGATTGGGATCCACATTGCGCCCGACAATGCTCTGCAGCGCCAGCAAGGTAGCCGCAGCCGGCAGGGTCGGGTCCTGCGCCAGATGCGGCAGAGCAGCGTGCCCCCCTTTGCCGGTAAAGGTCAATTTGGCCGTGTCCGATGAAGCCATGAAGGCCCCTTCACGGAAACAGAGTTTGCCCATGGGGATACCCGGAAAGTTGTGCAGTGCAAAGAGCGCATCACAGGGAAAACGCTCGAACAGACCTTCCTCTATCATGCGCTCAGCCCCACCACTGAACCCCATCTCCTCAGCCGGCTGGAATATCAGATGCAGGGTGCCGCTGCCAGGCAGCTGCTGGGTACGGTGCAAGCGCGCGATTGTCTCGGCGACTCCCAGCAAGATGGCGGTATGGCCATCATGGCCACAGGCATGCATTTTGTCCGCGACCTGGCTGGCCCAGGGCAGGCCGGTGGCTTCCTGAATGGGCAGCGCATCCATATCCGCACGCAGCCCCAGGCGTAGTACCGGCTCCTCTCCCCAGCGCAGCACACCAACGACCCCAGTGACCGCTATGCCGGTATGGACCTCATAGCCCCAGTTCTTGAGCTGCTCGGCTACTAGCTGACTGGTGGCGAACTCTTCAAACCCCAGCTCCGGGTGCTGATGGATTTGGCGGCGCCAATCCCTCATCTGATCGAGATCTGGCGTAATTTTCGAGTGAACTATCATAACAACCACCTGCTGGCATGGACTTTCATCATGGTGGCGTAATAATATCCGTCGACTATGATAGTGAAAAGGCAGATCATTTTGCCTGGTGACAACCTATGGTGTTCACATAAAATGAAAGATCATCAGCTCAAGGCCTTAGTGAAAGTCGCTGAGGAGGGCTCGATTCGCGCAGCGGCAAAGGCGCTTCATCTAAGCCAGAGCGCGCTGACCAAGGCCTTGCGTGAACTGGAAGCTGATCTGGGTGCACAGCTGCTGATTCGCAGTTATCGTGGTGTCGAGTTCACCCCGTCGGGAAAAGCGTTATTGACTCGGGCGCGCCTGGCGATGTCCACCCTGGATAAGGCGCGAGATGAGATACGCTGGTTACAGGGCGGCGTCGGGATGCGGGTAAACGTAGCTGTGACCTCTTCCGTTGCCGCCACCGCACTGGCAACTGTGTTGAATGAGTTTGAGAAAGAGTTGCCTGATGTCAGTCTCAGATTTGTCGAGGGCATGTTGCCTACGGTGCTACCCGGCTTGATGGAGGGAGACCTGGACTTCGCCATTGCCGTCGCCGAGCCGGGGCAGTTACCCTACGAGATCGCTTTCGAACCCCTGACCCAAATTTTATCTGAACCGGTGGCGCGGGTGGGGCACCCGCTGCTGGGAGCCACCGACTGGTCGCAGATGTTGGCTGCCCGCTGGGTACTCAGCCTGGCGGCCGGCAGCTCGGCCCAGCAGCTGGTGAACTGGCTTGAATCTGAAGGTGTGCCATTGTCACAGCGCATTGTCCACTGTGACTCGCCTTTCCTGATGATTGAACTTATCCGCCGCACAGACCTGGTGGGTTTTGGTCCCCGTATCTTCTTTACCGACCCCCTTTCCGGCAGTGGATTGGCGTGTTTTGACGGCCTGCCCACCTTTCCGTCGCATGCCTTGGGCTTGCTCAAGCTCAAGGGGGCTCCCCTGAGCCCGGGGGCACAGAAACTTGCCAACCTGTTCCGGCGTCATATCAGCCAGTAGGCACTGATACCTGAGTACCCGAACCAGAGCGCAATAAAAATCACCCGTGACGCCGTCACTTTCCTGGAGGCATCAGTTCTGCCAATCGCGCTGGCTTCTGCCGGTTTCATCACGCCGGAAACATCAAGACAATCACCTGCACCGGAATTTAACCCGGCAGCAGACTGTCAGGTAGGCTCCCCCGTCGCTCATCATATCGGATCGAGCCCCGACGATGATCCCGGCGGCGGAGGCTTGCTATCACCCAGAGCTGACATCAAAAAGCCCGCCGTATCACCGGCGGGCTTTGCTTAATGTTCGCGAGAAGGCATGGTGTGTTGAACGCTTATGCAGCTTTCTCCACCATCGGCTTACTTTGCGACTTTACAAAATAAATGCAACCTGCCAGGCCCCCCACCGGGAGCACCGGATCAAACCAGCTGCCGTGCGTCCCGAACATCAGGTTCATGATCATCACCAGTGCACCACCAATCGCCCAGGCAATTGTCGTCGGGACCGTCCAGATTACCAGCTGCTTACGCACCTCGGTGACGCCCATCAGGCGGTTGACGATGTGGAACAGGCTGTCGTTGAAGTAACCGGCAAACAGGCTGCCCATGGTGGCGGCTGATGCTGCGAACAGCATGTTGATCCCTTCCATTTCCGCCAGTACCGGGGCAGAAATCGATGCCGCGGTGATCATTGATACCGTCCCGCTGCCCTGAATGACGCGCACCAGGGTGGCGATAATAAACGGGATCATAATAGGTGAAATCGCCAGCGCCGCAATCTGGTTGGCAATCTCAGCACCAGCACCGGATTCGCGCAGGACACTGCCCAGCGCACCGCCGGCACCGGTGACCAGCAGAATGATCCCTGAAGTGGAGATCCCTTCTTCTAGTTTATGGGTTGTGGTGGCCTTATCCAGGTACGGTGTCAGCGTGTAGACTGCCAGCAGCGTACTGATCGACAGGGCAATCACCGGGTGACCCAGGAAGCTGATGGTTGCACCCACAGCACTGGCCGACAGCCCTTCCATGCCCAGCTGCTTTTCAGCCAATGACATCAGCGATTTCACCAGGATCAGCACAATCGGCACGACAATCGGCATGATCGACTTGGTCAGTGAAGGCAGGGTTTTCGAGGCCTTCGATGCCATGTAATCGTCATGGACTTTTTTCAGATCACCGGACTCATGCGCCAGGCTCGGCGGTGTCATGTATTCCGGGAAGTGGTTTTCCAGCCAGCGCGCGTACATCACGATGCCGTAGATACAGGGCAGTGCGATCAGCAGGCCCAGACCCAGCATCGAAGCGATGTTGACGCCGAAAATACTGGCCACACCCAGCGGCCCGGGTGTTGGCGGAATACAGTGGTGCGCCACCACCAGACCCCCGGCCAGTGCCACGGTCAGCGTCAGGATCGAGCGCTGTGAGGTTTTCGCCAGCGACTTGGCAATTGGGTACAGGATAATGAGTGCGCTGTCGACAAACACAGGGATACTGACAATATAACCGGTAATGGCCAGCGCCATTTCTTCCCGCTTTTTCCCCAGCCATTTAATGAAATGGTAGGCAATCGACTCACCGGCGCCGGAGGTTTCCAGAATCGCCCCCATCATGACGCCGAGACCGATCACGATCCCGATCCCGCCCAGGGTGCCGCCAAAGCCCTTACTGATCGCGGCCATGGTGTCATCAACACTCAGCCCCCCAATCAAGCCGGCAATACAGGCAGCCGCCAGCATGGCGATCAGGACGTGGACCCGGGTCCGCAGGACCAGGAAAATCAGGACAAATACCGCAATAATCAAACCAATCACTGAAATAGGTAACATTACACCGCCTCCTCTTGTGAGACCGGGTACTGGCTCAGATACATCGCCAGGACCGATTGAAAATCACTGTCTGCCTGAAAGCCCAGCGCCAGCTCTTTCTCATTGTTGAATGCCTGCGGCCAGCTCGCCACAATCTGCGCAATGGCCGGATCCGGCTCGTTGCTGACCAGTGCCACCCGTGCCGGACTCACCACGTCTGCCATCGCCGCCAGCATGGTGGCCGGTGTCACCTGAATCCCCGGCAGGTTAAAGGTACGGAACCCTTTGATGGACTCTGCGGGTAACTGGCTGGCGTGAATGATGTTGTTGATCACCGTCGCCGGGCTGGAAATCCACAGCGGCAGATCCTGCGCCACCGGACAGTTGGAGCGCTCGCCTTTGAGCGGCTCGCGGATGATCCCGCTGACAAAAGAAGAGGCAGCTTTGTTGGGCGTCCCCGGACGAATGCAAATGGTTGGCAGACGCACGGAGATGGCATCAACCAGACCCCGGCGGCCGTAGTCATTGACCAGCAGCTCGCACATGGCTTTCTGAGTGCCGTATGACGAACTCGGCTGAGTGGCGGTCATCGGCTCAATCACAGCCGGTAATGCACCGCCGAAGACAGCCAGTGAGCTGGAGAAGACAAAACGGGTCGCCGGGTTGACCTGGCGGCATTTTTCCAGCAGCAGTTGCGTTGCGGTGAGGTTGACCTGAACGCCGAGATCAAAATCTTCTTCCGCGTGGCTCGACACAATGGCCGCCAGGTGAAATACGTGGGTGGTGTCAGCATCCACAAGGGTCTCGACATCAGCGGCATTGGTGATGTCGGCAACCACAGAGGTCACGCGCGCGTCAGTGAGTGCAGTTTCGGGTAGCGGCACCCGATCAACCACTTTCAGTGAGGCAATGTCCGGGTAGCGGTCCAGTAGGGTATGGGTCAGCATGGCGCCTAAAAATCCGGCGCCACCGGTAATTACGATGTTCATAGGATTATCCTTGTCGTGATATCTCATTTGTACTTCCTGTTACAGGTACGGTTTTACCCAGCTCAGGCCTTCTTTGGTGCCTGTTTTCGGGTTGTATTCGCAGCCGATCCAGCCGCTGTAGCCCGCTTGATCCAGCGTGGCAAAAATATGGGGGTAATTCACCTCTCCTTCTGACGGCTCATGACGGTCCGGCACAGAAGCAATCTGGACGTGACCGATGGTCTGCGCTAAATCCCCGATCATCGTGGTCAGATCGCCATCCATGATCTGGGCGTGGTAGACATCAAACTGCAGCTTCACATTTGGCCGATCAATTCGCTCGATGATCTTTGCTGCTTCACGCTGATGGGCAATCAAGTAGTTCGGCACATCCCGGCTGTTGAGCGGCTCGATCAGCAGCGTGATCCCATGCTCGGCAAACTGGTCTGCGGCATAACGGATGTTGGCCACAAACGTTTCCAGGTGCTGCTCATCGCTGTAGCGAGCATCAACAATCCCGGCCATGGCGTGAACTTTCGGACAGTTCAGCACCCTGGCATAGTGGAGTGCGGTCGCCACACTGTCGCGAAATTCGGCTTCACGCCCCGGCAAGGCGGCGATGCCGCGTTCGCCGCTGCCCCAGTTGCCCGGCGGCATGTTAAACAGTGCTTGCTCCAGCTGGTTTTCTTGCAGCAGCTCGGCCAGCTCGTCGGCTTCATACGCATACGGAAACAGATATTCCACCGCCTGAAAGCCGGCTTCGCGCGCCAGCGCAAAGCGCGCCGAAAACGGCTGCTCAGTGAACAGCATGGTCAGGTTTGCAGCAAAACGGGCCATTACTTCCCTCTCCCTTTCAGAGCAGTTACTTCAGCCGCCGTCAGGTAACGAATGGCTTTGCCGTCGAGCATCAGCGCCAGCTTGGCGGTCTCTTCGAGCTCCTCGGCGTTATCCACGGCGTCACATAAATCCGTCCCGGTCACCACCGGGCCATGGTTGGCCAGCAGGAATGCCCGGTAATCCCCGGCACGGTTGGCCAGCTCGGTGGCAATTTGCGGATCCCCCGGACGCAAGTAAGGGATGACCGGCAACTGCCCCACCCGCATGACATAGTATGGCGTGAACGGACGGATCGCATTGTCAGGGTCCAGCCCTTCCAGGCAGGACAGCGCAGTCAGGTAGGTCGAGTGCAGGTGCACAATGGCGTTGCACGCCGGGT encodes:
- a CDS encoding M20 aminoacylase family protein, with translation MIVHSKITPDLDQMRDWRRQIHQHPELGFEEFATSQLVAEQLKNWGYEVHTGIAVTGVVGVLRWGEEPVLRLGLRADMDALPIQEATGLPWASQVADKMHACGHDGHTAILLGVAETIARLHRTQQLPGSGTLHLIFQPAEEMGFSGGAERMIEEGLFERFPCDALFALHNFPGIPMGKLCFREGAFMASSDTAKLTFTGKGGHAALPHLAQDPTLPAAATLLALQSIVGRNVDPNQMALISVGRMQAGASANVIPNTAELELSIRTLSPEVRDTLERRIRTLAQSQADAFDCQCEVEYARGYPVLKNDPEMTRLAIDTARKLFGDDRVDASIQPLTGSEDCAYFLEQVPGCYFLVGNGDNGHDAGVRVGPCSVHNPHYDFNDDCMAAAANFLVGLVSRYFSGSPHA
- the otnI gene encoding 2-oxo-tetronate isomerase; this translates as MARFAANLTMLFTEQPFSARFALAREAGFQAVEYLFPYAYEADELAELLQENQLEQALFNMPPGNWGSGERGIAALPGREAEFRDSVATALHYARVLNCPKVHAMAGIVDARYSDEQHLETFVANIRYAADQFAEHGITLLIEPLNSRDVPNYLIAHQREAAKIIERIDRPNVKLQFDVYHAQIMDGDLTTMIGDLAQTIGHVQIASVPDRHEPSEGEVNYPHIFATLDQAGYSGWIGCEYNPKTGTKEGLSWVKPYL
- a CDS encoding YfcC family protein — protein: MSSKPPQTHHGGDVKKRRWFSEFPDPMVLIFLVLVGVYLLTFIIPAGEFTRELVDGRNRVIPGSFEYLEGVATLSFFQLFLAIPQGMINAAQFLFIVFIAGGLFHVLKGTGALENLIGVTANKLGANDSIKSRNLILTLGTFIYGFFGVAVGGENNIALVPIGALIASAIGCSRLVGVTMAVGGIGVGFALSPISPYTVGVAQSIGELPLFSGWELRTLMVVTCLATLSAYICLRVVNMEFHDDQPVEMSKALHEYRVSRQDVVILAIFLTGLAILLTGVFTRGWYIKEITAIFLMMAIVIGFASGLNANQLVRQLMDGAASVTSGALVIGLAASIQVILNDAHIVDTIVISLSSILEGTPVALAAVMTSVIQGVINLFIPSGSAQALVTMPILIPVADLLGMSRQLMVTAFQIGDGLTNLFIPTAGGILAMLALGRVSYARWLPVILPIMVPMYVMCWIMMVAASYMGY
- the denD gene encoding D-erythronate dehydrogenase codes for the protein MNIVITGGAGFLGAMLTHTLLDRYPDIASLKVVDRVPLPETALTDARVTSVVADITNAADVETLVDADTTHVFHLAAIVSSHAEEDFDLGVQVNLTATQLLLEKCRQVNPATRFVFSSSLAVFGGALPAVIEPMTATQPSSSYGTQKAMCELLVNDYGRRGLVDAISVRLPTICIRPGTPNKAASSFVSGIIREPLKGERSNCPVAQDLPLWISSPATVINNIIHASQLPAESIKGFRTFNLPGIQVTPATMLAAMADVVSPARVALVSNEPDPAIAQIVASWPQAFNNEKELALGFQADSDFQSVLAMYLSQYPVSQEEAV
- a CDS encoding LysR substrate-binding domain-containing protein; its protein translation is MKDHQLKALVKVAEEGSIRAAAKALHLSQSALTKALRELEADLGAQLLIRSYRGVEFTPSGKALLTRARLAMSTLDKARDEIRWLQGGVGMRVNVAVTSSVAATALATVLNEFEKELPDVSLRFVEGMLPTVLPGLMEGDLDFAIAVAEPGQLPYEIAFEPLTQILSEPVARVGHPLLGATDWSQMLAARWVLSLAAGSSAQQLVNWLESEGVPLSQRIVHCDSPFLMIELIRRTDLVGFGPRIFFTDPLSGSGLACFDGLPTFPSHALGLLKLKGAPLSPGAQKLANLFRRHISQ
- a CDS encoding GntP family permease; the protein is MLPISVIGLIIAVFVLIFLVLRTRVHVLIAMLAAACIAGLIGGLSVDDTMAAISKGFGGTLGGIGIVIGLGVMMGAILETSGAGESIAYHFIKWLGKKREEMALAITGYIVSIPVFVDSALIILYPIAKSLAKTSQRSILTLTVALAGGLVVAHHCIPPTPGPLGVASIFGVNIASMLGLGLLIALPCIYGIVMYARWLENHFPEYMTPPSLAHESGDLKKVHDDYMASKASKTLPSLTKSIMPIVVPIVLILVKSLMSLAEKQLGMEGLSASAVGATISFLGHPVIALSISTLLAVYTLTPYLDKATTTHKLEEGISTSGIILLVTGAGGALGSVLRESGAGAEIANQIAALAISPIMIPFIIATLVRVIQGSGTVSMITAASISAPVLAEMEGINMLFAASAATMGSLFAGYFNDSLFHIVNRLMGVTEVRKQLVIWTVPTTIAWAIGGALVMIMNLMFGTHGSWFDPVLPVGGLAGCIYFVKSQSKPMVEKAA
- the otnC gene encoding 3-oxo-tetronate 4-phosphate decarboxylase; the encoded protein is MTEQQLRAQMVSLARSMFERGYATGGAGNLSLKLPDGNFLATPTGSSFGRLDANTLSVVDIDGNHLSGDKPSKEVAFHLAIYRNNPACNAIVHLHSTYLTALSCLEGLDPDNAIRPFTPYYVMRVGQLPVIPYLRPGDPQIATELANRAGDYRAFLLANHGPVVTGTDLCDAVDNAEELEETAKLALMLDGKAIRYLTAAEVTALKGRGK